The DNA region CCAAGAAATTTTTCCAGAGCATGCTGAGCAAATTCATAACCTGATGTCAAGTTTAACAGAGTCAGAAAAGCTCGAAGCAATCGAATTATTAAAAAAATTGGGGTTACCAGCAGGAAAATTTTAATACGGCCATTTTGGCCGTATTTTTTTGCGGTGCAGGGGTGAAATTCCCCTTTTTTATCCAAACTTTTTAGACAAATTACCTAGAATTGTAGTAAATGTCCCCTACTTTGCAGTAAGTAGAGGAAAATTCCATGTTCGTGTATAATTATATAGATGGATATTAGAATTTTTAGAAAAGAGGGATAAGGGATGAGATTTGAAGACTTTACATATGTTCGGCCTAATTTAGAAGAGATAACCCAAAGTTTTAATCTTGCGATTGAAAAGTTCAAAAATGCTGCCACTGTTGAAGAACAGAATATCGCAATGAACGAGGTCAATGACATTAGAAATGACATAGATACGATGTTTAATCTTTGCGAAATTCGTCATACTGTTGATACAAATAATGAATTTTATAAAGCAGAGCAAGATTTTATGGACGAATTAAAGCCTGAAATTGAAGGTTTTGTTACTAAATACTTTCAAGCACTTGTTGATTCGAAATTTCGCGCTGAATTAGAAAAGAAGTGGGGAACACAATTATTTGCACTTGCAGAAGGCCAATTAAAAACGTTCAAACCCGAAATCGTTCCATTACTACAAAAGGAAAATCGATTATCATCAGAGTATACAAAGCTAATTGCTTCTGCAAAAATCCTTTTTGAAGGCGAAGAAAGAACCTTAGCACAATTAGAGCCGTTTACTCAATCTACTAACCGGGAAATGAGAAAGAGGGCAAGTGAAGCTAAATTTGGCTTTTTAGCTGAGAATGAGGAAGAACTTGACCGTATATATGATGAACTTGTAAAAGTAAGAACAGAGATTGCTCATGAACTTGGATATAAAAACTTTGTGGAACTTGGCTATAATCGGATGATGAGAACGGATTACAATGCTGAGATGGTAGAAAATTTCCGCGGACAAGTAAAGGACTTCATCGTTCCGATTGCAACAAAATTAAAGGCACGTCAACAAGAAAGAATCGGTGTGGAACAGCTAAAATACTATGATGAGGGCTTTAACTATCAAACGGGAAATGCAACTCCTAAAGGCAGTCCAGAATGGATTATTGAAAATGGTCAAAGAATGTACGAAGACCTCTCGGCGGAAACAGGAGAATTTTTTAAGTATATGCAGGATACTAATCTGATGGATCTGGTTGCCAAAAAAGGGAAGGCTGGTGGAGGCTATTGTACATTCATTCAAAAATATAAAGCTCCGTTTATCTTTTCAAATTTCAATGGAACGTCAGGTGATATTGATGTTTTGACACATGAGGCAGGTCATGCCTTCCAGGTATATGCAAGCCGAAATTTTGAAATTCCTGAATATAATTGGCCGACGTATGAAGCATGTGAAATTCACTCAATGAGTATGGAGTTTTTCACTTGGCCATGGATGAATTTGTTCTTTAAAGAAGATACAGATAAATATAAATTCTCACATTTAAGCGATGCCTTGTTATTCCTGCCATACGGTGTTTCAGTGGATGAATTTCAACACTGGGTATATGAAAATCCAACAGCAACGCCGAAAGAGCGGAAGCAAAAGTGGCGTGAAATAGAGAAAAAGTATTTGCCGCATAAAGATTATGATGGAAATGTATATTTGGAGAACGGCGGCTTCTGGCAGCGCCAAGGCCATATTTATAATTCACCTTTTTATTATATCGATTACACACTTGCACAGATTTGCGCCTTCCAGTTTTGGAAACGCTCCAGAGAAAATCATGAGGAGGCGTGGGCTGACTATGTGAACCTATGTAAGCTTGGGGGAAGCATGTCCTTCACAAAACTTGTCGAAGCAGCAAACTTAATCTCTCCGTTTAAAGAAGGCTGCGTGGAATCAGTTGTTGGTGAAATTGAAGCATGGCTAAATACAGTTGAAGATCAAAAACTATAATGTAAAAAAGCGAAGCCAATTCTTTGGCTTCACTTTTTTTATAGTTAGTTAACATGCACCTGATTTGTCTGTAAGGTAATTTCCCCGTTTTCCATAACTGCAGTTATTTTATCTACTTCTGGTTGATCTAGAATGAAATCAGCCATTTTATCTTCTAATTTCTCTTGAATAACTCTGCGCAACGGACGTGCACCAAAAGCAGGGTGGTAGCCTAACTCTGCTAGTTTTTCCTTTACTTCGTGTGAAACCGTTAATTCGATTTTTTGTTCTTCCAAAGTATGCTGTAATTCATTAATCAAAAGATCAACTATGGTTAATAGATGTTCTTTATCAAGAGTATTAAATTCGATAATACTATCAAAACGGTTTAAGAACTCTGGCTTAAAGAAGCTTCCCAAAGAATCGAGAATCGTTGCTTCCTCGACCGCCTCTATCGTTCCAAAGCCCACATGTACCGTTTTGTGGGCAACACCTGCATTACTAGTCATAATAATAACAGTATCCTTAAAGCTAACGGTTCTGCCCTGACTGTCTGTTAGCCTGCCATCTTCAAGGATTTGCAGGAACATATGCTGGACATCTGGGTGAGCCTTTTCGATTTCGTCCAATAAAATGATACTGTAAGGATTTCTTCGAACCTTTTCAGTCAGTTGCCCGGCATCATCATGACCAACATAACCTGGTGGGGACCCAATTAGTTTTGAGGTGCTATGTTTTTCCATATACTCACTCATATCAAGACGAATCATTGACTCTTTTGTGCCAAACAATTCTTCGGCGAGTGTTTTTGATAATTCTGTTTTACCGACACCTGTTGGTCCAACAAATAAAAAGGATCCAATTGGTCGATGCTTGGACTTTAACCCAGCTCGGCTGCGCCTAATTGCTTTGGCAATTTTTTCTACTGCTTTATTCTGACCGATTACCTTTTTATTTAAATGTTCTTCTAAGTGCCTCATTTTTTGCTGTTCGTCTTCCTGCAATTTTCCGACAGGAATACCTGTTTTTAGTTCAATTATTTCTTGAATATGTGAAAGTTGAACGATTGGTCTTTCGAAGGCAGCAGCCTGATTTAAAGATTTTTCAAGTTTTGCCTCTTCATCACGAAGGGAGGCAGCGAGTTCATAGTTTTCATTTTTGAGAGCTGCGTCTTTATCAGCTGCAATCTTCTTGAGCCTATTTTCAATCTGTTCGGTATTCTTGTTTTCAACTGTAAGATTTAATTTTGAGCCAGCCTCATCAAGTAAGTCTATTGCTTTATCTGGCAGGAAGCGGTCCTGTATATACCGGTGTGATAATTGTACACAGGCATCAATTGCCTCATCTGAATAACGAATTTCATGGTAATCTTCGTATTTCTTTTGGATTCCCTTTAGGATTTCAATTGCTGCGTCAATTGTTGGTTCGAGCACATGAACAGGTTGAAAGCGGCGTTCAAGTGCAGAGTCTTTTTCAATTTGGCGATATTCCTTTAACGTCGTTGCACCAACAACCTGTAGTTCACCCCGGGCTAAAGCAGGCTTTAAGATATTTCCGGCATCCATAGAACCTTCTGCTGAACCTGCCCCAACAAGAAGATGAAGCTCATCGATGAATAGAATAATATTCTTACGCTCCTGCAGTTCAGAAATTAATTGCTTCATTCTTTCCTCAAATTGTCCGCGGATCCCAGTATTAGCTACAAGGGAAGCAACATCTAGTAAATAGACTTCTTTGTTCTGTAATTTAGCCGGCACTTGTCCGTCAGCTATTTTCATTGCAAGACCTTCTGCAATAGCTGTTTTTCCGACACCAGGTTCACCGATTAATACAGGATTATTTTTATTGCGGCGATTCAATATTTCTGTTACCCGTTTTACCTCTTCGTCACGGCCAATAACTGGGTCAATCAGCCCAGCACGCACCATTTGTGTTAAATTACGACCAAATTTATCAATAAAACCTCCGCCATTCCTGTTTTTTACCTGATTCCCCAAATTGTTTTTATGTTCACTAGAATTCTCTGTGAAAAATAATTTATCAAATGGGAAGTATTGATGGTTGTTAGGCTTATGTCCGAAACTTGAGCCAATAGCATTTTTTTCTTTTGCATAGCAATTGCTGCAAAGAATGAGTTCTTTTCGCTGTCCATTGACGTTTAAATTAAGTTGGATAGTTGCATGATTATCGTTGCATATTTGACAAAGCATAAGAAAACCTCCTCAAATTTTAAATTAATGCTACCTTGACTTTGACTATCTTTGACTTTATGACCACAGTATACTCTGACCTTTTTTGACATTCAAGTATTTTGTTTTTGTAAATATTTACCAAAGAATTTTCTGAGTTTTATAAACTAATGCTAGATAGTATAAAAAGCTCGTCTTTGTTTGTCCCTTTGCTCATATATTGATGATGAGGGGGAGATGAAGTGAAAAAGAATTGGACATCAGCATTTCAAATTGCTGCCGTCTATGTAGGTACGGTAGTCGGCGCAGGATTTGCTACGGGGAGAGAAATCGTTGAGTTTTTTTCACGATTTGGCTTCGTCGGCTTTTTAAGTATATTAATGAGCGGCTATCTCCTTATCGTCTTAGGATCCAAATTAATGAGAATCGCTGCTCAGCTTAATGCAGTGTCATACCAAGAATTAAATATTCACTTGTTTGGAAAATGGGCGGGCAAGGGGATTAATATAATTATGCTATTAATGCTGCTTGGGGTATGTGCGGTCATGTTAGCAGGCGCAGGGGCAGTATTTGAAGAACAATTAGGGCTAACGAAAAATTTAGGTGTATTTATAACAATAGTTTTATCGTTTATTGTTATGTTAGTTGGCACCAAAGGGATTTTTGCTGTAAATTCCTTTGTCGTACCGATTATGATTTGCTTTAGTTTAATGTTAATGAGTATTTCAGTCAGGCAAACAGATTTTTTAGAAAATTTTTTATTTATTCCTCATGCCGTTGATGGCTGGAAAAGTGTCTTGGCACCCTTTTCATATGCCGCATTAAATCTAGCTTTATCGCAGGCGGTGCTTGTGCCTATCGCAAGTGAAATTAAAGATGATTGGACGATAAAATGGGGGGGGATATTAGGTGGTGCGGCTTTAACGCTTATTCTAATAGCAAGTCATCTTACTTTGATTATGCTGCCAAACGTGGAACTGTATGAAATCCCAATGGCTATTATTATGAAGCAAATGGCTCCTTTTTTTTATTGGATTTTTGTGCTTGTTATCTATGGTGAAATTTTCACTTCAGTTATAGGTAACGTTTTTGGGATTGATCGACAGTTAAAACAGTATCTCCCTGTCCCAACACTCGTATCCATTTCCGCTATTTTCTTAATTTCATATATCATTAGCCTTGTTGATTATAGTAAGCTACTTTCAAATCTATATCCGCTTTTTGGCTACATAAGCCTAACCTTTTTCGTCCTGCTATGGATGAAGCCGTTTAAAAAACCTGCAAATGAATAACAAAAAAGCAACTGTTCAAATATGTACAGTTGCTCGATATTATTTAAAAGGAAGAATAATAAAGATCATCAGATCAAAAACAATATGAGAAACAATAACTAGAGGCATGCTTTTTTTCCATATGTAAAGGGCACCCCAAATCAGTCCAGAAATAAATGCAGCCAACATTAAGATAAAGGTTCCCGAATATATATGGACCAATGCATATAACAGAGAGCCGATTAGGATACTGCCAAAGGCCCCAAAGTACCTTAACAATCTTTTTTGAATAAAGCCCCTCCAAAAAAGCTCCTCCCCAGGGGCAGCTACTAGTATAAGGGCAAGGTATTGCCAAAATAACTGAGGCGCAAACCAGCGATAAAGTTTATTTATGCTTTTATCAAAAGGCAGATTAAGAAGATCAAATGCTTGTACACCAACCCAAAAAAGGAAATACAGGAGTAATCCAGAAAGAGCTCCAATAGATATATATTTAATAAAAGATAATTCATCGTCAACGGCTTCCTGAAACATTGCATAGGTTATTAAGATCAACAGTGATCCTGTAAATATATACCAAAATATTGCCCGGTCTTGAAAAGTGAAAAACATTAAGCCGTGAGCAATCAATAATCCAACAATTAGCCGAAGGTCTAGAAATTGACGGTTCTCCATTGTGTGTTAACTCCTTTCTAAACAATTCCATTCATTTTACCAAAAATAAATAATGAAAGGAAATGATTACATCATCCTTTTATACGATTCTGGTGATAAGAATGAAAATTTAGGTAAAAAATAAAGATGTTTAAATGAAAGGAGGAAATTATGAGTAAATCTAAAAGTCAACAAGAGCGGGAATGGACAGTCCGTAAACAGGACCAAAATCCTCATGGTAAGGTGAAATCTTTAAAACAGATTTCTAAAGAAACCGAACAAGGGCGGTAGCAAAAATTAAAGAAAGGACAGTCTAATGGCTGCCCTTTCTACGAATCTTAAAAATTAATTAATACTTTCTTTTAATATCTTATAATTTTTGTGGTTAACAACAGTACGCTGGTCTAGCTCTAAATCACGGTAGTTATCCATAAATGTTAGGTCGACTATGACAGAATTTTCATTTACCTTTTCAACAATCCCTCGCAAACCGCCACGAAATTCTATGAGATTACCTACTTCTGCTTTTTTCAATTAGTCTCTCTCCTTTACCTGACAAACTATAAATATCCATTTAAATAACAGTTTGCACTAATTATATAGATTCGTAAAGGTTTTTATTTGACAATTGTGTTTATTATTAATAAAAAGGGCTCTATAGTATGAAATCGTTTCCATATGCTAACATATATGATGATTTCCTCGGAAATTTCGACAAAAGTTGAGTCATTTCTATAATTAGTACGGTAAAATGTTAATAAGGGTGGTGTAAAGTATATGAATGAGCAGTCTATTAATGAAATCCTAGATAAATTAATGACAGGTGAGACCTCAGAGTATTACGTCAAAAACGATGATTTTATGGAATTTCGTCAGGTACTTGTTAAAAGACCTGATTTTAAGCACTTTCGCGGGATCGGTCAACGAGGGGGAGATGTTCTATATGAATATTTAAAGGAACCGAGGAGTTAACTGAATATACCAATAATTGAATGGAGGCTTTTCTATGGAGAAATTTATTCTCTCTCTAGATCAAGGAACAACGAGTTCACGTGCTATTCTTTTCAATAAAGCGGGCCAGACGGTATTTAGTGGCCAAAAGGAATTTTCGCAATATTTCCCTAAACCAGGTTGGGTGGAGCATAATGCGAATGAAATCTGGGGTTCCATTCTTTCTGTCATTGCCGAGGTATTGTCTGAATCCGGAATAAAGCCTGAACAGATTGCAGGAATTGGAATCACCAACCAAAGAGAAACAACTGTGGTATGGGATAAAGAGACTGGTGAGCCGATATATAATGCGATTGTCTGGCAATCCAGACAAACGGTTGAAATATGTGAAAAGTTAAAAAGTATGGGTTATAACGACCTTTTTCGAAATAAAACGGGGTTAATTATAGATGCCTATTTTTCGGGAACAAAGGTTAAGTGGATATTAGATAATATTGAAGGTGCCAGGGAGAAGGCAAATCAAGGAAAACTATTATTTGGTACGATTGACTCCTGGTTAATATGGAAACTTTCTGGTGGTAAAGCTCACGTTACAGATTATTCGAATGCTTCAAGGACACTAATGTTTAATATCTATGATCTTAAATGGGATGAAGAACTATTAGAAATCCTTGATGTCCCGAAAACAATGCTCCCTGATGTTCGGTCTTCCTCTGAAATTTATGCCCGTACTCTTGATTATCATTTTTTTGGAACCGAGGTGCCGATTTCAGGTATAGCCGGTGATCAGCAAGCTGCACTATTCGGGCAAGCATGTTTTGAAAAAGGCATGGCTAAAAATACTTATGGTACGGGCTGCTTTATGTTAATGAATACTGGGGAAAAGGCTGTTCGTTCGGAGCATGGGTTACTAACAACCATTGCCTGGGGGTTGGATGGGAAGGTTGAATATGCGCTTGAGGGCAGTATTTTTGTTGCCGGCTCCGCCATTCAATGGCTCCGCGATGGGTTAAGAATCTTAAAGAACGCAAAAGAAAGTGAAACGTACGCAACAAAGGTAGCTTCAACAGACGGAGTCTATGTGGTTCCGGCGTTTGTAGGATTAGGAACTCCATACTGGGATAGTGATGTACGGGGGGCAGTCTTTGGAATAACAAGAGGGACATCAAAGGAACATTTTGTGCGGGCAACACTGGAATCACTAGCCTATCAAACAAAAGATGTTTTATCGATTATGGAAGCAGATTCCGAGATTAAACTGAAAACTCTTCGGGTTGATGGAGGGGCCGTGAAAAATAACTTCCTAATGGACTTTCAGAGTGCCATTTTGAATGTCCCAGTGGAAAGGCCAATTGTAAACGAAACGACGGCTCTTGGTGCTGCCTATTTGTCAGGGTTGGCAGTTGGTTTTTGGAATAATCGGGAGGAAATATCCAAGCAATGGGCTGTCGACCGAAAGTTCACTCCAAAAATGACAGATGAGACTCGTAACAACCTATACAGTGGTTGGAAACGAGCCGTAAATGCAGCCATGGCCTTCAAATAACAGTAATGGAGGAATCATCATGAAATTTTCTGTTTTAGATAGGAAAGAAATCGTCAGTAGGCTTTGCTCTGATGTATATGATGTTCTAGTTATTGGCGGCGGAATTACAGGTGCAGGGATTGCGCTGGATGCAGCTGCTAGAGGAATGAAAACAGCTCTTGTGGAAATGCAGGATTTTGCAGCAGGTACTTCCAGTCGTTCGACAAAATTGGTTCACGGGGGCCTTCGTTATTTAAAACAGCTTGAAGTGAAACTGGTTGCTGAAGTAGGGAAAGAAAGAGAAATTGTCTTTGAAAATGGTCCGCATGTGACAAAGCCGGAATGGATGCTGCTACCCATTCTTAAGGGAGGAACGTTTGGAAGATTCAGCACAGCATTCGGTCTAAGTGTTTATGATTTTTTAGCAGGAGTTAAAAAATCAGAGCGCAGAACGATGCTTTCTAGAGAAGAAACACTTTTAAAGGAACCGTTGTTAAGACAGGAACATTTAATTGGAAGCGGTTATTATGTTGAGTATCGGACGGATGATGCTCGATTGACGTTAGAAGTCTTGAAAGCAGCCGATGAAATGGGTGCGGTCGTGTGCAATTATTCAAAGCTTCTCAAGCTAATCTATGAAAATGGTTTGGTTGCGGGTGTAGAGGTGGAAGACCAATTAAGCGGTAAGCAATATCAAATCAAAGCAAAAAAGGTGGTCAATGCGACTGGACCCTGGATTGAGGAGATTCAGGAATTGGATCAATCAAAGGGGGAGAATAGACTACGACTAACGAAAGGTGTTCATCTCGTTATCGACAATAAGCGCTTCCCTTTAACTCGAGCAGTTTACTTTGATACGGAGGATGGTCGAATGGTCTTTGCTATTCCACGTGAAGGCAAGGCCTATGTTGGTACCACGGATACCTTTTATTATCTGGATAAGGCAAAACCATATATGACAACGAAAGATGCTAGTTATCTTATTAGGGCAGTTAATTATATGTTTCCCAATCAATTCCTTACTGAAGCTGATATAGAATCAAGTTGGGCAGGAATTCGCCCACTAATCTTCCAAGAGGGAAAAAAAGCTTCGGAAATATCGAGGAAGGATGAAATATGGGATTCAAAGACTGGATTAATCACGATTGCTGGCGGTAAGTTAACAGGATACCGGAAAATGGCTGAAGATGTTGTTAATTTACTATCAGAAAAATTTATTAATGAAGAGGGGATAAGCTACCCCCGTTGTAAAACTAAAAAGCTGCCGATTTCTGGTGGGAATGTCGGTGGTTCTGAACATTTTAATACTTTTATAGAAAGTAAAACTGATAGAGGTATAGCTTCAGGGCTAAACTATTCTGAGTCAGTCCAATTAACCAGTATGTATGGATCCAATATTGATAAGGTTTTTGAACTCTTCAATAACCATAAAAAAGAGGCTGAAAAATATCGTTTACCATCCTTCCTATTTGCCCAATTAGTTTACGCTATCCATTATGAAATGGCGGCTACACCATGTGATTTTTTCAATAGAAGGATTGGAGCCATTTTATTTAATATAGATTTTGTGCAAAAGTGGAAAGTACCTGTCATAGCTTATATGAGTGAAACAATGGGCTGGAGCGAAGAAAAAAAACAACGATACACAGACGAATTAGAAACAGTCCTTCTAAGGTCAGCAAATCCAATTGATGAAGAATAAATACAAGTGCACAATGATAAGTAGGGGAATTACTATTAATGGTAGCTTTTTCATTTTTCCCAGTTTCAAGGAAAAACATTGACATTTTTGTGAAAAATAGCGATGGAATGGATTGCCTCGAATTTAAAGCGTTTTCATTAAGGTTTTTAAGTTGTTAGTAGTGGTTGAAAATGTTATTCTAGCAATTGTATTGATAACTTTTTTTCAAAGAATGTAGCTATTCACTATTTACATACTTCATTTCCTTTCGGGGAAATATAACCTTTAGTTTACAAGTTTTTTAACTAAAGGGTATTAAATGTATGAATTTTTGATGAGCTTCATTTTACTACATTTAATTAAAGGAGTTTGATTTTTCATGGCAGAAAAACAGTTTAAAGTAATTGCAGATACAGGAATTCACGCAAGACCAGCAACCTTATTAGTACAAACGGCAAGTAAATTTGATTCAGAGGTAACGTTGGAATATAAGAGTAAAAAAGTGAATTTAAAATCAATAATGGGTGTTATGTCTTTGGGAATTAGCCAAGGTGCAGATATCGTAATTAGTGCTGAAGGCAGTGACAGTGAAGATGCATTAAAAAGTCTTGATGATTTGCTAAAAAAAGAAGGACTTGCAGAATAATGCCGTTTTTACAAGGAATAGCTGCATCAAATGGTATAGCTATCGCTAAAGCCTATCGCTTAGTTGAACCTGATTTATCATTCGAGAATAAAACAATAGAAGATACTGTGTTTGAAATTGAAAGATTTCGTACAGCTATCGGCAAATCAAAGGGAGAATTAACAGCCATTCGTGACCATGCACAAGCAGAGCTTGGAGCAGATAAGGCTGCTATCTTTGAAGCACACCTTCTGGTACTAAGCGACCCTGAATTAAATGGACCAATCGAAGATAAGATTGAATCTGAGAAAGTAAATGCAGAAGCTGCCCTTAAAGAAATAACTGATATGTTTGTAACGATGTTTGAACAAATGGACAATGAATACATGAAGGAACGCGCGGCTGATATCCGTGATGTAACAAAGCGAATTCTTGCCCATTTATTAGGGGTACAGTT from Neobacillus sp. FSL H8-0543 includes:
- a CDS encoding M3 family oligoendopeptidase, which codes for MRFEDFTYVRPNLEEITQSFNLAIEKFKNAATVEEQNIAMNEVNDIRNDIDTMFNLCEIRHTVDTNNEFYKAEQDFMDELKPEIEGFVTKYFQALVDSKFRAELEKKWGTQLFALAEGQLKTFKPEIVPLLQKENRLSSEYTKLIASAKILFEGEERTLAQLEPFTQSTNREMRKRASEAKFGFLAENEEELDRIYDELVKVRTEIAHELGYKNFVELGYNRMMRTDYNAEMVENFRGQVKDFIVPIATKLKARQQERIGVEQLKYYDEGFNYQTGNATPKGSPEWIIENGQRMYEDLSAETGEFFKYMQDTNLMDLVAKKGKAGGGYCTFIQKYKAPFIFSNFNGTSGDIDVLTHEAGHAFQVYASRNFEIPEYNWPTYEACEIHSMSMEFFTWPWMNLFFKEDTDKYKFSHLSDALLFLPYGVSVDEFQHWVYENPTATPKERKQKWREIEKKYLPHKDYDGNVYLENGGFWQRQGHIYNSPFYYIDYTLAQICAFQFWKRSRENHEEAWADYVNLCKLGGSMSFTKLVEAANLISPFKEGCVESVVGEIEAWLNTVEDQKL
- a CDS encoding ATP-dependent Clp protease ATP-binding subunit, with product MLCQICNDNHATIQLNLNVNGQRKELILCSNCYAKEKNAIGSSFGHKPNNHQYFPFDKLFFTENSSEHKNNLGNQVKNRNGGGFIDKFGRNLTQMVRAGLIDPVIGRDEEVKRVTEILNRRNKNNPVLIGEPGVGKTAIAEGLAMKIADGQVPAKLQNKEVYLLDVASLVANTGIRGQFEERMKQLISELQERKNIILFIDELHLLVGAGSAEGSMDAGNILKPALARGELQVVGATTLKEYRQIEKDSALERRFQPVHVLEPTIDAAIEILKGIQKKYEDYHEIRYSDEAIDACVQLSHRYIQDRFLPDKAIDLLDEAGSKLNLTVENKNTEQIENRLKKIAADKDAALKNENYELAASLRDEEAKLEKSLNQAAAFERPIVQLSHIQEIIELKTGIPVGKLQEDEQQKMRHLEEHLNKKVIGQNKAVEKIAKAIRRSRAGLKSKHRPIGSFLFVGPTGVGKTELSKTLAEELFGTKESMIRLDMSEYMEKHSTSKLIGSPPGYVGHDDAGQLTEKVRRNPYSIILLDEIEKAHPDVQHMFLQILEDGRLTDSQGRTVSFKDTVIIMTSNAGVAHKTVHVGFGTIEAVEEATILDSLGSFFKPEFLNRFDSIIEFNTLDKEHLLTIVDLLINELQHTLEEQKIELTVSHEVKEKLAELGYHPAFGARPLRRVIQEKLEDKMADFILDQPEVDKITAVMENGEITLQTNQVHVN
- a CDS encoding CPBP family intramembrane glutamic endopeptidase, yielding MENRQFLDLRLIVGLLIAHGLMFFTFQDRAIFWYIFTGSLLILITYAMFQEAVDDELSFIKYISIGALSGLLLYFLFWVGVQAFDLLNLPFDKSINKLYRWFAPQLFWQYLALILVAAPGEELFWRGFIQKRLLRYFGAFGSILIGSLLYALVHIYSGTFILMLAAFISGLIWGALYIWKKSMPLVIVSHIVFDLMIFIILPFK
- a CDS encoding DUF6254 family protein is translated as MSKSKSQQEREWTVRKQDQNPHGKVKSLKQISKETEQGR
- a CDS encoding DUF2187 family protein, with product MKKAEVGNLIEFRGGLRGIVEKVNENSVIVDLTFMDNYRDLELDQRTVVNHKNYKILKESIN
- the glpK gene encoding glycerol kinase GlpK, with product MEKFILSLDQGTTSSRAILFNKAGQTVFSGQKEFSQYFPKPGWVEHNANEIWGSILSVIAEVLSESGIKPEQIAGIGITNQRETTVVWDKETGEPIYNAIVWQSRQTVEICEKLKSMGYNDLFRNKTGLIIDAYFSGTKVKWILDNIEGAREKANQGKLLFGTIDSWLIWKLSGGKAHVTDYSNASRTLMFNIYDLKWDEELLEILDVPKTMLPDVRSSSEIYARTLDYHFFGTEVPISGIAGDQQAALFGQACFEKGMAKNTYGTGCFMLMNTGEKAVRSEHGLLTTIAWGLDGKVEYALEGSIFVAGSAIQWLRDGLRILKNAKESETYATKVASTDGVYVVPAFVGLGTPYWDSDVRGAVFGITRGTSKEHFVRATLESLAYQTKDVLSIMEADSEIKLKTLRVDGGAVKNNFLMDFQSAILNVPVERPIVNETTALGAAYLSGLAVGFWNNREEISKQWAVDRKFTPKMTDETRNNLYSGWKRAVNAAMAFK
- a CDS encoding glycerol-3-phosphate dehydrogenase/oxidase codes for the protein MKFSVLDRKEIVSRLCSDVYDVLVIGGGITGAGIALDAAARGMKTALVEMQDFAAGTSSRSTKLVHGGLRYLKQLEVKLVAEVGKEREIVFENGPHVTKPEWMLLPILKGGTFGRFSTAFGLSVYDFLAGVKKSERRTMLSREETLLKEPLLRQEHLIGSGYYVEYRTDDARLTLEVLKAADEMGAVVCNYSKLLKLIYENGLVAGVEVEDQLSGKQYQIKAKKVVNATGPWIEEIQELDQSKGENRLRLTKGVHLVIDNKRFPLTRAVYFDTEDGRMVFAIPREGKAYVGTTDTFYYLDKAKPYMTTKDASYLIRAVNYMFPNQFLTEADIESSWAGIRPLIFQEGKKASEISRKDEIWDSKTGLITIAGGKLTGYRKMAEDVVNLLSEKFINEEGISYPRCKTKKLPISGGNVGGSEHFNTFIESKTDRGIASGLNYSESVQLTSMYGSNIDKVFELFNNHKKEAEKYRLPSFLFAQLVYAIHYEMAATPCDFFNRRIGAILFNIDFVQKWKVPVIAYMSETMGWSEEKKQRYTDELETVLLRSANPIDEE
- a CDS encoding phosphocarrier protein HPr, whose translation is MAEKQFKVIADTGIHARPATLLVQTASKFDSEVTLEYKSKKVNLKSIMGVMSLGISQGADIVISAEGSDSEDALKSLDDLLKKEGLAE